One window of Posidoniimonas polymericola genomic DNA carries:
- a CDS encoding YihY/virulence factor BrkB family protein, producing the protein MFGLLKQTFADFSEDGCPRMAAALAYYALFSLPPLLVIVVMIVGSVASMGSLVDNQQAREAIRREAADSVGEEAAKQIDQMIDKAQQAPRSALGVLGSVGIFLFGASGVMVQLQAALNEVWNVKPSPKRSGARRFVLKRLLSFAMVLGVGFVLLVSLVASTVMAALSKWITVYLPPGMTAMTPIVVSLSTDLLVAGLLFAAMFKWLPDALVRWSDVWIGAAVTALLFVVGKSVLALYFANANVGATYGAAGSVVLILAWVYYSGMIFLLGAEFTHAVAVKRHGAVRPARGAVVVETVVRDHATSAADRVRQESMASLEKPAGD; encoded by the coding sequence ATGTTCGGACTGCTTAAACAAACGTTCGCGGATTTCTCGGAGGATGGGTGTCCGCGGATGGCGGCGGCGCTGGCGTACTACGCGTTGTTTTCGCTGCCTCCACTGCTAGTGATTGTCGTGATGATCGTTGGCTCGGTCGCGAGCATGGGGAGCCTGGTCGACAACCAGCAGGCCCGTGAGGCGATCCGACGCGAGGCGGCGGACTCGGTCGGCGAGGAGGCAGCGAAACAGATCGACCAGATGATCGACAAGGCGCAGCAGGCCCCGCGGTCGGCGCTGGGCGTGCTGGGGAGCGTGGGCATCTTCCTGTTCGGCGCGTCCGGCGTGATGGTCCAGCTGCAGGCGGCGCTCAACGAGGTCTGGAACGTGAAGCCCTCGCCCAAGCGGAGCGGCGCCCGCCGCTTCGTGCTGAAGCGGCTGCTGTCGTTCGCGATGGTGCTGGGGGTCGGCTTCGTGCTCTTGGTGTCGCTGGTCGCGAGCACCGTGATGGCGGCGCTCAGCAAGTGGATCACGGTCTACCTGCCGCCCGGGATGACCGCCATGACGCCGATCGTGGTGAGCCTGTCGACCGACCTGCTGGTGGCCGGGCTGCTGTTCGCGGCGATGTTCAAGTGGCTGCCCGACGCGCTGGTGCGGTGGTCGGACGTCTGGATCGGCGCGGCGGTCACCGCGCTGCTGTTCGTGGTCGGCAAGTCGGTGCTCGCGCTGTACTTCGCCAACGCCAACGTCGGCGCCACGTACGGCGCGGCCGGATCGGTGGTGCTGATCCTGGCGTGGGTCTACTACAGCGGGATGATCTTCCTGCTCGGCGCCGAGTTCACCCACGCGGTGGCGGTCAAGCGGCACGGCGCCGTGCGGCCCGCCCGCGGCGCCGTAGTCGTCGAGACGGTCGTGCGCGACCACGCGACCTCCGCCGCCGACCGCGTCCGCCAGGAATCAATGGCGTCGCTTGAGAAGCCGGCGGGCGATTGA